One genomic window of Punica granatum isolate Tunisia-2019 chromosome 1, ASM765513v2, whole genome shotgun sequence includes the following:
- the LOC116190610 gene encoding putative lipid-transfer protein DIR1, with product MPSKTSMKLALALALVLFVFAVADATEICKIDTAELAECLPAVTGKSPPRPTRKCCGIVRRADMHCLCQYRSVLPAMGIPPENAFALPKKCGLKARPKCRGPH from the exons ATGCCTTCCAAGACAAGTATGAAGTTAGCTCTTGCACTGGCACTCGTGCTCTTCGTCTTTGCCGTGGCAGATGCGACAGAGATCTGCAAGATCGACACGGCCGAGCTGGCGGAGTGCCTGCCTGCAGTGACTGGCAAGTCTCCTCCACGGCCAACCAGGAAGTGCTGCGGGATCGTGCGTAGGGCAGATATGCACTGCCTCTGCCAGTACAGGTCCGTCCTACCGGCCATGGGGATCCCTCCCGAGAACGCCTTCGCGCTACCCAAGAAGTGCGGCCTGAAAGCCAGACCCAAGTGCCGAG GGCCTCATTGA